One window from the genome of Bacillus rossius redtenbacheri isolate Brsri chromosome 10, Brsri_v3, whole genome shotgun sequence encodes:
- the LOC134536330 gene encoding adipokinetic hormone/corazonin-related peptide-like, whose product MPASRGTQLVRLALLVATCAPLAAGQVTFSRDWNAGKRDDATKRCAPPAQATAALRDVIVKYLGHITYCHLKSFTGDHYEDNDSVQRLFDDFDRGK is encoded by the exons ATGCCCGCCTCCAG GGGAACGCAGCTGGTCCGCCTGGCGCTGCTGGTCGCGACGTGCGCGCCTCTGGCGGCCGGCCAGGTAACCTTCTCGAGGGACTGGAACGCCGGCAAGAGGGACGACGCCACCAAGCGGTGCGCGCCCCCGGCCCAGGCGACGGCAGCGCTACGCGACGTCATCGTG AAATACTTGGGACACATCACGTATTGCCACTTGAAGTCTTTTACTGGAGACCATTATGAAGACAATGACAGTGTCCAGCGATTGTTCGACGATTTTGATcgaggaaaataa